A stretch of Allostreptomyces psammosilenae DNA encodes these proteins:
- a CDS encoding DUF1684 domain-containing protein, which translates to MTTDVRPAQSSTDDAFAAEWADWHARREEELRAPHGWLSLTALHWLDETPAEYPPLPGEWSATPETGVTLSARAEDGVRLDGTLVSGTVRVAPADNAAGALATVGDLRVEIIRRGRSHALRVRDPQAATRTGFTGVPAYAPDPAWVVAGTLTPLPEPREITVDAVVAGLHHRRTAVGTVRFTAAGQEHTLTALAGPDDASLVLHFRDATNGVTTAPNARTLTIPAADADGRVTIDFNRAVNLPCAFTDFATCPLPPAENRLPIAVEAGERNPR; encoded by the coding sequence ATGACCACCGACGTCCGCCCCGCCCAGTCGTCCACGGACGACGCCTTCGCCGCCGAGTGGGCCGACTGGCACGCCCGGCGCGAGGAGGAACTGCGCGCCCCGCACGGCTGGCTGTCCCTCACCGCCCTGCACTGGCTCGACGAGACCCCCGCCGAGTACCCGCCGCTGCCGGGCGAGTGGAGCGCCACCCCGGAGACCGGCGTCACGCTCAGCGCCCGGGCCGAGGACGGCGTCCGCCTCGACGGCACGCTGGTCAGCGGCACGGTGCGGGTCGCCCCGGCGGACAACGCCGCCGGCGCACTCGCCACCGTCGGCGACCTCCGGGTGGAGATCATCCGCCGGGGCCGGTCGCACGCGCTGCGCGTCCGCGACCCGCAGGCCGCCACCCGCACCGGCTTCACCGGGGTGCCCGCCTACGCCCCCGACCCCGCGTGGGTGGTGGCCGGCACCCTCACTCCGCTGCCCGAGCCGCGCGAGATCACCGTGGACGCCGTCGTGGCCGGACTGCACCACCGGCGCACCGCCGTCGGCACCGTGCGCTTCACCGCGGCCGGGCAGGAGCACACGCTCACCGCGCTCGCCGGCCCGGACGACGCCAGCCTCGTGCTGCACTTCCGGGACGCCACCAACGGCGTCACCACCGCGCCCAACGCCCGCACCCTCACCATCCCCGCCGCCGACGCGGACGGCCGCGTCACCATCGACTTCAACCGGGCGGTCAACCTGCCCTGCGCCTTCACCGACTTCGCCACCTGCCCGCTGCCCCCGGCGGAGAACCGGCTGCCGATCGCCGTCGAGGCCGGCGAACGGAACCCCCGGTGA
- a CDS encoding GNAT family N-acetyltransferase → MTDPAVRPMLAELDHEYRTRYAQAASAEMHRYPPEEFDPPDGAVILLEEHGTAVAGGAFRRYNATTAEFKRIWTSSRHRRRGLARRVLAELEAEAARRGYQRVHLTTGPRQPEAHALYLATGYTPRYDRSLPPEVVGIHPFDKPLAPRPHTPGRHHPDKERPR, encoded by the coding sequence ATGACCGACCCGGCCGTCCGCCCCATGCTGGCCGAGCTCGACCACGAGTACCGCACGCGCTACGCCCAGGCCGCCTCCGCGGAGATGCACCGCTACCCGCCCGAGGAGTTCGACCCCCCGGACGGCGCGGTGATCCTGCTGGAGGAGCACGGCACGGCCGTCGCGGGCGGCGCCTTCCGCCGCTACAACGCGACCACCGCCGAGTTCAAGCGCATCTGGACCTCCTCCCGGCACCGCCGGCGCGGCCTCGCCCGGCGCGTGCTGGCCGAACTGGAGGCCGAGGCGGCCCGCCGCGGCTACCAGCGCGTCCACCTCACCACCGGGCCGCGCCAACCCGAGGCGCACGCCCTCTACCTCGCCACCGGCTACACCCCGCGCTACGACCGGTCGCTGCCGCCGGAGGTGGTCGGCATCCACCCCTTCGACAAGCCCCTCGCCCCCCGTCCCCACACGCCCGGGCGGCACCACCCGGACAAGGAGAGACCCCGATGA
- a CDS encoding amino acid ABC transporter permease, which produces MKTVPGVPPPADGAAARAVVGDAPVGHAPVGHAAGPRGGTPIAETPEEEPTVIPARRPWRWVGSAVVLLLLAMAVNALVTNPAWDWATVGEYLFADSIVSAVGVTLQLTVAGIVLGFALGAVVALMRLSRSPLLSATAWGYVWLFRSVPLILQLLFWYNLALLYDEISFGIPFGPSFVSVGTMELIGPMTAATLGLALHQAAYAAEIVRAGILSVDQGQLEAAAALGIPRGRQLRRIVLPQAMRTIVPNAGNELIGLVKGTSVVYVMALPELFYQVQVIYGRNGRVIALLLVATIWYLALTTVMSVAQYYIERRFARGTQRTLPPTPVQRLRLALAQRRAPAGREVPGASG; this is translated from the coding sequence ATGAAGACCGTCCCCGGCGTGCCGCCGCCGGCCGACGGCGCCGCCGCGCGCGCCGTCGTCGGCGATGCGCCCGTCGGCCATGCGCCCGTCGGCCACGCGGCCGGTCCGCGAGGCGGGACACCGATCGCGGAGACGCCCGAGGAGGAACCGACCGTCATACCGGCGCGCCGCCCCTGGCGGTGGGTCGGCAGCGCCGTCGTGCTGCTCCTGCTCGCCATGGCCGTCAACGCGCTGGTCACCAACCCCGCCTGGGACTGGGCCACGGTGGGGGAGTACCTGTTCGCGGACTCCATCGTCTCCGCGGTCGGCGTCACCCTCCAGCTCACCGTGGCCGGGATCGTCCTCGGCTTCGCGCTGGGCGCCGTCGTCGCCCTGATGCGGCTGTCCCGCAGCCCGCTGCTGTCCGCCACCGCCTGGGGCTACGTCTGGCTGTTCCGCTCAGTCCCGCTGATCCTGCAACTGCTGTTCTGGTACAACCTGGCCCTGCTCTACGACGAGATCAGCTTCGGCATCCCGTTCGGCCCCTCCTTCGTCTCGGTGGGGACCATGGAGCTGATCGGGCCGATGACCGCCGCCACGCTGGGCCTCGCCCTGCACCAGGCGGCCTACGCGGCCGAGATCGTCCGCGCCGGCATCCTCTCGGTGGACCAGGGGCAGCTGGAGGCCGCCGCCGCCCTCGGCATCCCGCGGGGCCGTCAGCTGCGCCGCATCGTGCTGCCGCAGGCCATGCGGACCATCGTCCCGAACGCCGGCAACGAGCTGATCGGCCTGGTCAAGGGCACCTCGGTGGTCTACGTCATGGCACTGCCGGAGCTCTTCTACCAGGTGCAGGTGATCTACGGCCGCAACGGCCGGGTGATCGCCCTGCTGCTGGTGGCCACCATCTGGTACCTCGCCCTGACCACCGTGATGTCCGTCGCCCAGTACTACATCGAGCGGCGCTTCGCCCGCGGCACCCAGCGCACGCTGCCACCGACCCCGGTGCAGCGCCTGCGCCTGGCGCTCGCCCAGCGCCGCGCCCCGGCAGGCAGGGAGGTGCCCGGTGCCAGCGGCTGA